The Sinorhizobium fredii USDA 257 region TCGCTGCCCTCTGGCCGGATCGGTGCAAGGCCCTGGTATCCGTGAGCGGCTACCTGATCGGCAGCCGTGAGGCCAACAAGATGCCGCTGCCGCCCGGCGCCGAGCATGCTTGGTGGTACCAGTTCTACTTCGCAACGGAACGGGGGCGTGCCGGCTACGAGCGAAACCGAAAGGAATTCGCGAGACTCATCTGGCAGCTGGCATCGCCGAAATGGAATTTCGACGATGCCACCTTCAGCCGCAGCGCGGCGGCCTTCGAGAACCCGGATCATGTCGACATCACCATCCACAATTACCGCTGGCGGATCAGCCTGGCAGACGGCGAGCGGAAATACGACGATCTGGAAGAAAGACTCGCCAAATTCCCGATGATCGGCGTGCCGACGATCACGCTGGAGGGCGATGCGAACGGTGCCCCGCATCCGGACCCCGCGACCTATGCCAAGAAATTCTCCGGCAAGTATGAGCATCGGCTGATCACGGGCGGCATTGGCCACAACCTGCCGCAGGAAGCGCCTCAGGCCTTCGCCAAGGCCGTCGTCGACGTCGATCGTTTCTGACCACTTTTGCCGCCGCAGCACGGTCGCGTCCTTTCAGGCGCACCAGGATCGCTGTAGATTGCTAAAGCGGGTCCGCGTTCACCAAATGCGCGACGCGCTTTGGATTGCTTCATGCAGGTGGTCTTCGAACCGCCGCGCCGTTTCAGGCGACTTGCATTGATTGCGCCGTGCTTTCACGCGCGGCTTCTGACTGCGCCTTCGTATCGCTGTGTGTCCGTTCCGCAATCCGCCAGCATTTGGTTACTTTTTCGCCCGGTCACGAAACATTCCATACACGTGCGGAGCAGCATGTGCGCCTCGACAGTCGGACAAGGCAAGCCAGCGTCCGCGTCATCAACTCGAGCGCCCGGCCCCTTCCAAACTCAAGGAGAAAACCATGACAACTGCAAGCAGCGCCGAGAAAGCGCCAAAGGTCGACTTCAAGCTCGAAGTCGTCGTCATCCCGGTTTCGGACGTCGACCGTGCGAAGAATTTTTACGCGAGCCTCGGCTGGCGGCTCGACGCCGACTTCGTCGTTGGCGACTCGTTCCGGGGCATCCAGTTCACGCCTCCAGGCTCGCCGTCTTCGATCCACTTCGGCAAGGGGATCACCTCTGCCGCGCCGGGGTCGGCAAGCGGCCTCTATCTCGTCGTGTCAGACATCGAGGCGGCGCGCGTCGACCTCATCGGGCGCGGCGTCGAGGTGAGCGAGATCTTCCACCGCACCGGTCCGGGACAGCCTCCGGCCAGCGGTCGGGATTCCGAACGGCGCAGCTACTTCTCCTACGCCACGTTCAGCGATCCGGACGGCAACACCTGGCTGCTGCAGGAGGTCACAACGCGGTTTCCCGGGCGCGTCGACGCGGGCGCCACGACATTCCCGTCGGTCGCCGATCTCGCGAGCGCGTTCCGCCGCGCCGAGGCCGCGCACGGCGAATACGAGAAGCAGCTCGGCTACCGGGATGAGGACTGGCCCATCTGGTACGCCGAGTACATGATCCGGGAGCAGTCCGGCGAGCCCATGCCGTCATGAGCGGTTCTCGTCAGGATTGAGCTGAGAAAGGGGCGGCGTCGGCCGCCCCGAGTTCTGGGGAGAGATACGTGCCGAGCGCGGAACTTTCTCATGGTCCTCGTATGGCGATTTCCGCCGCAAGGCCGCCACCGTCGCGGTTGCGCAAGGTCAAGGAGGCGCCGATGACGGTTGCGAGTTGGTGGGCAATGGCGAGCCCGAGGCCGGTTCCGCCGGTATCGCGGTTGCGGGATTGCTCCAGGCGGAAGAAGGGCTGCAGGACCGATTCCAACTGGCCTTCCGGAATGCCGGGGCCACGATCGAGCACTCTTATGTACACCGTACCGTCGTCGCGCTCCTGAGCCTCGATTTCCGCGCTGCCCGCGAATTTGAGTGCATTGTCGATCAGGTTGGTGAGAATTCGTCTCAAAGCGTGCGGCCGAGTGACGACTGCGCCGTGGCTCAACTCGCCGACGGTGACCGCCTTGCCGGTATCCTGATAATCATAGGCCAGGCTCTCGATGAACGAGGCGAGATCGATGCGGGAGGCCTTTTCGTTTTTGCCGTGGGCGCTGCGTGCATAGGCGACGCCTTCCTTGACGAGACGTTCGACCTCGTCGAGGTCCTGAATGAGCTTGTTCCTGTCGGCGGAATCCTTGGCCATTTCCGCGCGGAGTTTCATGCGCGTAATCGGTGTTTGCAGATCATGTGAGATCGCCGCGAGGATCTGCACGCGCTCCTCGAGATACTGCGTGATGCGATCGCGCATCGCGTTGAAGGCCGTTGCCGCATAAGCGACTTCACTCGGTCCGGTTTCGCTCAGCCGCGGCGTGCTGCTGTTCGGATCAAGCGTGTCGGCGGCTCTCGCCAGATTGGCGAGGGGCCGGATGGCCTGGCGCATGGCGAACCAGCTGCACAAAACCAGAAGAGTAAGCTGCGCGATGAGCACGTAAGGCAGCCAGTCAGCCACCGGCATGACGCCCCTTGGCGTGACGTCTATCGTCAGCGGCTCGCCGTCGCTCAAGCGAAGATGCGCCTGAAGATGGCGGGAACCGCCGGGAATGGATTCAACCTCGATCGGGTATCTTGCGCCAATTGAAGCCTGTATCTTGGAGGCGACCTCGGCGTCGTCCGGTTCAAGCACGGGATTGCCGCGAACGCCCCGCCCCAGAACGAACCTATAGGACCCTCGTTCAAGCTGATCGAGCCAGACGGGCCGTTCGGCCGCGGGCAGCCGGTCGAGGATGGCGATTGACGTCGCGACATCGTTTTCCAGCGTATTGAACATCACCGATCTCGCGGCAATGTAGCGTTCGGAAAACAGCACCGCAAAAGACATGGCATGGGCGATGGTCAAACCGGCAAGAAGAATAACGAATAGCCGCGCCCGCAGCGTGCGCGGCCACAGGCGAATTCCGTTAAGAACGGCAAGGCTTGCCATCAACGGGGCTCCACGATTTCGACCGGCATGGAGAAAACATAGCCCTCGCTGCGGACCGTCTTGATGTAGGTCGGTTCGCGGGCGTCGTCGCCAAGGCGTTGACGGACCCGGCTGACGAGGAGATCGATGGAGCGGTCGAAGAGTTCAGCCTCGCGTCCTTGTGTGAGATTGAGCAGCTGATCGCGATTGAGGACGCGCTGCGGGTGGTCTACGAAGACGCGCAGCAGCCGGTATTCGGCGCCGCTGAGCGCGATTGCCGTGCCGTCGGCATCGACGAGATGCCGCGCTGTCGTGTCGAGCTTCCATTGGCCAAAACGCAATAGTTGACCGGCCTCCGATACCTGCAGATTCGGAGGCAGCATGCGCGCGCGCCTGAGAACCGCCTTGATGCGGGCGAGCAGTT contains the following coding sequences:
- a CDS encoding ATP-binding protein → MASLAVLNGIRLWPRTLRARLFVILLAGLTIAHAMSFAVLFSERYIAARSVMFNTLENDVATSIAILDRLPAAERPVWLDQLERGSYRFVLGRGVRGNPVLEPDDAEVASKIQASIGARYPIEVESIPGGSRHLQAHLRLSDGEPLTIDVTPRGVMPVADWLPYVLIAQLTLLVLCSWFAMRQAIRPLANLARAADTLDPNSSTPRLSETGPSEVAYAATAFNAMRDRITQYLEERVQILAAISHDLQTPITRMKLRAEMAKDSADRNKLIQDLDEVERLVKEGVAYARSAHGKNEKASRIDLASFIESLAYDYQDTGKAVTVGELSHGAVVTRPHALRRILTNLIDNALKFAGSAEIEAQERDDGTVYIRVLDRGPGIPEGQLESVLQPFFRLEQSRNRDTGGTGLGLAIAHQLATVIGASLTLRNRDGGGLAAEIAIRGP
- a CDS encoding alpha/beta fold hydrolase; the encoded protein is MTGEINLPRRRFIGAAALTLAAAQLGVTGVAAKSAAQAGIPAITPDTNTSFASLKQIEAGVLNIGYAELGASDAPAVILLHGWPYDIHTYVDVAPLLAEAGYRVIVPYLRGYGTTRFLSAETPRNGQQAAIAADIIALMDALGIEKAVIAGCDWGARTANIIAALWPDRCKALVSVSGYLIGSREANKMPLPPGAEHAWWYQFYFATERGRAGYERNRKEFARLIWQLASPKWNFDDATFSRSAAAFENPDHVDITIHNYRWRISLADGERKYDDLEERLAKFPMIGVPTITLEGDANGAPHPDPATYAKKFSGKYEHRLITGGIGHNLPQEAPQAFAKAVVDVDRF
- a CDS encoding response regulator produces the protein MEHIDHILIVDDDREIRELVSSYLKKNGLRVTAVADGRQMRAFLEANAVDLILLDLMMPGDDGLVLSRELRVGRHKATPIVMLTARSDEMDRIIGLEMGADDYLAKPFSARELLARIKAVLRRARMLPPNLQVSEAGQLLRFGQWKLDTTARHLVDADGTAIALSGAEYRLLRVFVDHPQRVLNRDQLLNLTQGREAELFDRSIDLLVSRVRQRLGDDAREPTYIKTVRSEGYVFSMPVEIVEPR
- a CDS encoding VOC family protein, with the protein product MTTASSAEKAPKVDFKLEVVVIPVSDVDRAKNFYASLGWRLDADFVVGDSFRGIQFTPPGSPSSIHFGKGITSAAPGSASGLYLVVSDIEAARVDLIGRGVEVSEIFHRTGPGQPPASGRDSERRSYFSYATFSDPDGNTWLLQEVTTRFPGRVDAGATTFPSVADLASAFRRAEAAHGEYEKQLGYRDEDWPIWYAEYMIREQSGEPMPS